TGGTAGTGGCCAAGCCCATGCTTCACCCCCCACTTGAACTCCCCAACATATCGGCTTGCATCCTCGCATGTATGCACCCCGCATCCATGGCTCTGCCCGTTCGACCACTCCCCTGCATACACATCACCCGTGTAGAACCTATACACCCCGAACCCATGCCGGAGTCCCTGCCTGTATTGGCCCCTGTATCGGCTCCCTCGGGCCCAGGTCTCCACCCCATACCCATCGTACTTCCCGTCGACCCAATCGCCCTCGAACCTGCCGCTCATATAGTAATAGTACACCCCGCTCCCTGAGCACTTGCCCCGATGGAACTCGCCCTCGAAGATATCCCCATTGCTGTAGACCTGAACGTCAGACCCCGAGGCCGGGCGGCGGTCGACCTTGGGCTTGTCGGGGGAGGAGGAGCTGCCAATGGACCAGAGGACGGGGCTCGTGCGGCGTGGGAGGTGGTGGCGTGGCAGGAGGAGGGCGGAGGAGCGGGAGAAGAGGAGACGGAAGGAAGGAAGGGGCAGGGCGTTGAGTGAGACgcagaggacgaggaggaggacggaTGAGAAGGCGACCGCGGAGAAGAAGTCGAGGAGGAAGGAGCGATCGGGGGCGGCGTCGCCGGAGGACGTGATGAGGAGGTAGAGGGAggggaaggagaggaggaggaagagacggAGGCGGAGGTGGAGCCGGCGGAGGATGTGGCGGGCCGCGGAGCGGGCGGCAGCGGCGGAGGGGGCGAGGCGCCGGCGGACTGGGGCGGGGGAGGTCGCGATGGCGGAGGGCGAGGGCTCGGCGGCGCCGGGAGGGTTCATAATGGGCCGCTTGTGGGGGACGGAGAGGCCATGGGGGGAATCgagattagggttagggttgggggcgGAAGGGtggaagagagggaggagaggaggaggacgcGGATGGAAAccggaagaggaagagggagcGTGGGTTTCCTTTCCGATCTCGGATTCCGATCTCTTATGATGCATTTATCGAGAGATAGGC
This Musa acuminata AAA Group cultivar baxijiao chromosome BXJ1-2, Cavendish_Baxijiao_AAA, whole genome shotgun sequence DNA region includes the following protein-coding sequences:
- the LOC103975876 gene encoding phosphatidylinositol 4-phosphate 5-kinase 5; the encoded protein is MHHKRSESEIGKETHAPSSSSGFHPRPPPLLPLFHPSAPNPNPNLDSPHGLSVPHKRPIMNPPGAAEPSPSAIATSPAPVRRRLAPSAAAARSAARHILRRLHLRLRLFLLLSFPSLYLLITSSGDAAPDRSFLLDFFSAVAFSSVLLLVLCVSLNALPLPSFRLLFSRSSALLLPRHHLPRRTSPVLWSIGSSSSPDKPKVDRRPASGSDVQVYSNGDIFEGEFHRGKCSGSGVYYYYMSGRFEGDWVDGKYDGYGVETWARGSRYRGQYRQGLRHGFGVYRFYTGDVYAGEWSNGQSHGCGVHTCEDASRYVGEFKWGVKHGLGHYHFRNGDTYAGEYFADKMHGFGVYRFANGHRYEGAWHEGRRQGLGMYTFRNGETQSGHWQNGVLDTLSTQSINLASPVAVNHSKVLNAVQEARRAAEKAYDVPRVDDRVNRAVAAANKSANAARVAAVKAVQNRIPDNGDDIRNHIV